From the Hemicordylus capensis ecotype Gifberg chromosome 1, rHemCap1.1.pri, whole genome shotgun sequence genome, the window gaagacaaggATGGAGAGCACTTTTGAACAGGTCACTGAAGTTATACTATTGCATTCATTCTCTTGTACAGAAGTTCCCTTCAGGATCCACATGTTCCTGCATAGTTGTGGGTGAAGGGATACCTGAGAGCATCTACAATCTAGGAAGGAATCATCAAGTAcatggagaaaggaagaaagcGATGGTATCTTAGCAAAAGCATGCAAATATTATAGCCTCTCCAACTTCATTCTTCATCCAGGAGCTTGGCAGATCGCCTTTGCTTACGTTGCAGATCTTCTACCTGGCGTTCCAAGCTGCGCACTTTGGCTTCCAACCGTGCCCCAGAGTGATGGGACCCACTCAGTCTGCCCAATAGGGCATAAAACGTGAGTAAGGCCAACAAAAGCAAAGCTTGCACAGAGCGATCAGGTACTGCAGACACAATAAACATGAAACACGCCCCAAAGAGGACCACCTTGAGGCCCCACATGATGCGGCTCAAGACTGCAAGCACCAAACTTAGCAGCAGTGACAGCACCAAGTAGCCAACCAGAGCAACCAGGCCCCAGAGCAGCAATATCTGCACTTGATCAGGGCTCAGCTTCAGAAACCGAGTTACTTCATCCCCTGGAACACAAAGAAGAAAAGCAATACATGAAGTGTATTCGAGCTGGTGCAATGCTACACCATTGACTATGAAGCTATGCAGATGACGGGAGGATAGGTGGGCGGTGAgtcagggtttcacctaccttccccccagatgatctttggAGCCCTTGATGGGCACACCACCGTGCGTCCACACGATccgtgctgctctgtgcagcacagatCGCTGGAGACCAGGACTCATTctcccagcctctgggaatctcacaatgcactgtgctatgAATTGGGGGATACCCTGGGGgccaggcgctctaggcacctgaatCATGAACCTGgtgctgaggttaagggcatgctctcaccatTAACCCTGACTatcacaataccagctctcctcccaacaagAGGAGAAGAACCTGCCACCAATCCCAACTCTCTTGTATGTATATCGGTGTTTGCAGATATTCATTTGTCACAATTATGCTTTTGTATTTTTAGGGGTACACTAAGTTTCTCAAAAGCACACACCTTAATATATGTAAGAAGTGGCCCTTAGAATGCAACCTAAACACACTCACAGTAATCGGTTCAGTTGAACTGTAAGTTACTTTGAGAACTtctcttttcaacagaaaagtggtatagaaaataaaataaaataaaataatttttgacTTGTCTCCAACTACATGCATTTAGCACTAAAGTTCAAACTGGGGAAATATGTTTTTTTGTTGGAGGCAGGAGAATGCCAAACATGAAATTTGTGGACACATTGATTTAAAGAAAAAGATTGCACTGGCAATCTAGACAGCTGAACAAGCTATTTAAAGTGGACTATACAGCCCCAGATGCATTTGGATTTATTGATGGCTTTTGAATAATATTTTGTGCACAGCATTTCCAGTCTTCAATTTGAATGTTTTAGTACTgtcattatatatatttaaacacacatacacacacaaaacatataTAAGAGCTTTAACCTATTTCTCCTGAGAAACACCAGTACACAAGGCAGATTCGCCAGATGTAGTGGCTAgtatccaaagagctactttagacATTTTTGATATTTTAACATTAGAACTGCAgggcccacctctgcctgccattaTCAAACTCAGTGTTTTGAAAGTCCCCATTAAGATCTAAAAGCAGTTTGCTATGAGACAGAGGGCTGCTGTTTGAGAAAGAACCCCAAAGCCCTCTTGGGTAAATATGACTAACCACCGCCATGCTGTGTTTCTAAGCAAAAAATTAAATGAGTTGTCATGGGGACTCCCACATAAGATCCCAACCACATGCTATCCCTTAGCACAGATAACTGTTTAAGAATGTGACCCTGTTCACATTTACGCAGAATACTGCTAAGCTCAATAGGAGACTTGCAAACACATGAGCATAGCATTGCAG encodes:
- the TMEM109 gene encoding transmembrane protein 109; the encoded protein is MFGMKTKTGWVSSLWSCSQTMLRPTLTILMLLALSHVGITNAQNYKSDPRRQRPVEPDFLSHVTRAVRETLEDLIGEDNFLMLSKNLSFLVWTVSSGISAALFVVARIAGQFLTSFGIAGDEVTRFLKLSPDQVQILLLWGLVALVGYLVLSLLLSLVLAVLSRIMWGLKVVLFGACFMFIVSAVPDRSVQALLLLALLTFYALLGRLSGSHHSGARLEAKVRSLERQVEDLQRKQRRSAKLLDEE